One genomic region from Campylobacter sp. RM5004 encodes:
- a CDS encoding WYL domain-containing protein → MQKPAFRIAQILVRLYNEEVVNKHELAAEFGVNAKTIQRDINERLSRLPIIARRNGDYTLDKSYIKSNHEEIKKLIKIFDITMLPTRISDEFLDTLYKQKELPIKSIKHNEIDDISLIYEELTKAILNNLKVKTNYNAKERILMPYKLVNHQDIWYLLACEGAELKSFTLYKMKSLSVSNEEFTPNESTKELIENNSSSFISSNVTEVILELDYVAKEYFLKRAILKNQRIISSHLDKIIIQTETCYEDELIRLVFQWIPHIKILEPKSLANECKARIKEYLKQI, encoded by the coding sequence ATGCAAAAACCAGCCTTTAGAATAGCTCAAATTTTAGTAAGACTTTATAATGAAGAAGTTGTAAATAAACACGAATTAGCAGCAGAGTTTGGAGTAAATGCTAAGACAATTCAGCGTGATATTAACGAAAGACTATCAAGACTGCCGATAATTGCTAGAAGAAATGGAGATTATACTTTAGATAAATCATACATCAAAAGCAATCACGAAGAAATCAAAAAATTAATAAAAATATTTGATATTACTATGCTTCCTACTAGAATTAGTGATGAGTTTTTGGATACTTTATACAAGCAAAAAGAACTTCCTATCAAAAGCATTAAGCATAATGAAATTGATGATATTAGCTTGATTTATGAAGAATTAACTAAGGCTATTTTAAATAATTTAAAAGTTAAAACCAACTACAACGCAAAAGAAAGAATATTAATGCCTTATAAATTAGTAAATCATCAAGATATTTGGTATTTACTAGCTTGTGAAGGAGCAGAGCTTAAAAGCTTTACTTTATATAAAATGAAAAGCCTATCAGTAAGCAACGAAGAATTCACACCAAACGAGAGCACAAAAGAACTGATTGAAAACAATTCAAGCAGTTTTATATCAAGCAATGTTACTGAAGTTATTTTAGAGCTTGATTATGTAGCAAAGGAATATTTTTTAAAAAGAGCAATATTAAAAAATCAAAGAATAATCTCAAGCCATTTAGACAAGATTATAATTCAAACCGAAACTTGCTACGAAGATGAGTTAATAAGATTAGTATTTCAATGGATTCCGCATATTAAAATACTTGAGCCAAAAAGTCTTGCAAACGAATGCAAAGCAAGAATAAAAGAATATTTAAAACAAATATGA
- a CDS encoding PAS domain-containing protein, translated as MNQQTRSEYIKLVHFLAHALGKDYEVVLHDINDDGMSIAEIANNHISGRSINSPITGFALELVNKKIYEERDFLSNYKASAGGKNIKGSTFFIKEGNKLSGMLCINYDKTRIENIAAQILGNDAPIEEAAYEEVLSLDLNELILELTGLSVNELKNTNLKPKQRQEIVDKIYEKGIFNIKGSITEIANLLNLSESSIYRCINKSKQKF; from the coding sequence ATGAATCAACAAACAAGAAGTGAATATATAAAATTAGTGCATTTTTTAGCTCATGCTTTGGGCAAAGATTATGAAGTGGTTTTGCATGATATAAATGATGATGGTATGAGTATCGCAGAAATTGCAAACAACCATATAAGTGGAAGAAGTATCAATTCTCCTATAACAGGATTTGCACTTGAACTTGTAAATAAAAAGATTTATGAAGAAAGAGATTTTTTAAGCAATTATAAAGCAAGTGCAGGTGGCAAAAATATAAAAGGTAGCACTTTTTTTATCAAAGAAGGCAACAAATTAAGTGGAATGCTATGTATAAACTATGATAAAACTAGGATAGAAAACATAGCAGCACAGATTTTAGGCAATGATGCACCTATTGAAGAAGCAGCTTATGAAGAAGTATTAAGCCTTGATTTAAATGAGCTTATATTAGAGCTTACAGGACTTAGTGTAAATGAATTAAAAAATACTAATTTAAAGCCAAAACAAAGACAAGAGATAGTAGATAAAATTTATGAAAAAGGTATATTTAATATAAAAGGCTCAATTACAGAAATCGCTAATCTTTTAAACCTTTCAGAATCAAGCATTTATCGCTGTATTAACAAATCAAAGCAAAAATTTTAG
- a CDS encoding FliH/SctL family protein: MKTIITNKAKEHHVQNYKFKILSSFDNEETKEAPNVEIEQIKEEPTPPPPPPPPPPPPPNPINEEMLQKMEELSSNVVKLQMKLEKQEEEFEKRLLNEIEVAKKNAYEEGLNAGKSQSEDKINELSISVAASVKKLENKCQELSDFCEKTKADLNEAAYLIAKEVINKELESSSAKIALAYANTIMQGIDKSIKIKISVNPKDFDYLHQELSSNRIEIIADDAINKGCLIVNSDTLNTQINLKERLAQARSMILDEE; encoded by the coding sequence ATGAAGACTATTATTACTAATAAAGCAAAAGAACATCATGTTCAAAACTATAAGTTTAAAATATTAAGCTCATTTGATAATGAAGAAACAAAGGAAGCACCAAACGTTGAAATTGAGCAAATAAAAGAAGAGCCGACACCACCGCCCCCACCTCCTCCACCACCGCCTCCTCCGCCAAATCCAATAAACGAGGAAATGCTACAAAAAATGGAAGAGCTAAGCTCAAATGTGGTAAAACTTCAAATGAAACTTGAAAAACAAGAAGAAGAATTTGAAAAAAGACTTTTAAACGAAATTGAAGTAGCCAAAAAAAATGCTTATGAAGAAGGCTTAAACGCAGGTAAATCTCAAAGCGAAGATAAAATAAACGAGCTTAGCATAAGTGTTGCAGCTAGTGTTAAAAAGCTTGAGAATAAATGTCAAGAATTAAGCGATTTTTGTGAAAAAACAAAAGCTGATTTAAATGAAGCTGCATATTTGATAGCAAAAGAAGTAATTAATAAAGAACTAGAATCAAGCTCAGCAAAAATTGCTCTTGCATACGCAAATACAATAATGCAAGGAATTGATAAGAGTATTAAAATAAAAATAAGTGTAAATCCTAAAGATTTTGATTATTTACACCAAGAATTATCATCAAATAGGATTGAAATAATTGCAGATGATGCTATTAATAAAGGCTGTTTGATTGTTAATTCAGATACCTTAAATACTCAAATTAATTTAAAAGAAAGATTAGCACAAGCAAGGAGTATGATATTAGATGAAGAATAA
- a CDS encoding D-serine ammonia-lyase, with protein MLIENLKAMKETSWVNPNLSNDVLGELNSGAIKLDRVEDARARLNRFAPLLKIIFPATSKTNGIIESPLACINNYKKELEKLSGASINGDVYVKLDSHLPISGSIKARGGIYEVLKHAEDLLIENNMLSIDDDYSKLADPKYKEFLSKYKIAVGSTGNLGLSIGIMSAKLGFKVEVHMSDCAKEWKKKMLREHGCNVITYESDYGVAVEQGRKSAESDPYCYFIDDENSHNLFLGYSVAAKRLKGQLQALDITISKDRPLYVYLPCGVGGGPGGVAYGLKAEFGENVKCFFAEPTHSPCMILGLATGKHNDISVADIGLDNITAADGLAVGRASGLVGKVLERVIDGSFTVSDENMYRYLSLLARSEDIKLEPSALAGVKGLLIANELHTEHKNAIHLIWATGGSMVPDAEMAEFIKTGDELL; from the coding sequence ATGTTAATTGAAAATCTAAAAGCAATGAAAGAAACAAGTTGGGTTAATCCTAATCTTAGTAATGATGTTTTAGGCGAATTAAATAGTGGTGCAATCAAGCTTGATAGAGTTGAAGACGCAAGAGCAAGACTTAATCGCTTTGCACCTTTACTTAAGATAATTTTCCCAGCTACAAGCAAAACAAATGGAATTATAGAAAGTCCATTAGCTTGCATAAATAATTATAAAAAAGAGCTTGAGAAATTAAGTGGCGCTAGTATTAATGGCGATGTATATGTAAAACTTGATTCACATTTACCTATTTCAGGCTCAATCAAAGCTCGTGGTGGAATATATGAAGTATTAAAACACGCAGAAGATTTATTAATAGAAAATAATATGCTTAGTATTGATGATGATTATTCAAAACTAGCTGATCCAAAATATAAAGAGTTTTTAAGCAAATACAAAATCGCAGTAGGCTCAACAGGTAATCTTGGTCTTTCAATAGGAATTATGAGTGCAAAACTAGGCTTTAAAGTAGAAGTTCATATGAGTGATTGTGCTAAAGAATGGAAGAAAAAAATGTTAAGAGAGCATGGTTGCAATGTAATTACTTATGAGAGCGATTACGGCGTTGCAGTTGAGCAAGGAAGAAAGAGTGCTGAGAGTGATCCGTATTGCTATTTTATAGATGATGAAAATTCACATAATTTATTCTTAGGTTATAGTGTTGCTGCAAAAAGATTAAAAGGACAATTACAAGCACTAGACATTACTATTAGTAAAGATAGACCACTTTATGTTTATCTTCCTTGCGGTGTTGGTGGTGGCCCTGGTGGTGTTGCTTATGGTCTTAAGGCTGAGTTTGGCGAGAATGTAAAATGCTTTTTTGCAGAGCCTACACATAGCCCTTGCATGATACTTGGACTTGCTACTGGAAAACATAATGATATAAGCGTTGCAGATATCGGACTTGATAATATTACTGCTGCTGATGGACTTGCTGTTGGTCGTGCTAGTGGGCTTGTTGGAAAAGTTTTAGAGCGTGTGATTGATGGAAGCTTTACGGTAAGTGATGAGAATATGTATAGATATTTAAGCTTACTTGCAAGAAGTGAAGACATTAAGCTTGAGCCTTCAGCTTTAGCAGGTGTTAAAGGCTTATTAATCGCAAATGAGCTACATACAGAACACAAAAACGCAATCCATTTAATATGGGCAACAGGCGGAAGTATGGTGCCAGACGCTGAAATGGCTGAATTTATTAAAACAGGTGATGAGCTATTATAA
- the rlmN gene encoding 23S rRNA (adenine(2503)-C(2))-methyltransferase RlmN: MKELLDFLPEEYGLSPKYLNNELAKFVYQKYIDDFSDATSLSKALREQLKSEFNIMPLSLKIAQTSIDGSIKFLFSLHDNHTIESVLLPMKKERIENGIKKSAKYTICISSQVGCKSGCSFCLTGKSGLIRNLSTAEIVAQILFIKKYAKIPYEQGINIVFMGMGEPLDNLKAVSKAVKIFSHNDTLAISPRRQTISTSGLAKQIEELGKMNLGVLLAISLHAVNDTLRDELMPINKAYNIESVLNAVRNFPIDARKRVLFEYLCLGGINDDLSHAKALVKLLHGIKAKINLIYFNPHEGSIYKRPSEEKVIAFRDYLQAHGQNATIRQSKGLDISAACGQLRNNEDENAKTSL, encoded by the coding sequence ATGAAAGAATTACTAGATTTTTTACCAGAAGAATATGGACTATCTCCAAAATATCTAAATAACGAATTAGCTAAATTTGTTTATCAAAAATATATAGATGATTTTAGCGATGCTACAAGCTTATCAAAAGCCCTAAGAGAGCAATTAAAAAGCGAATTTAATATAATGCCATTAAGCTTAAAAATCGCTCAAACAAGCATTGATGGTAGTATAAAATTCTTATTTTCTTTACATGATAATCACACAATAGAAAGCGTTTTGCTTCCTATGAAAAAAGAGCGTATAGAAAACGGAATTAAAAAAAGTGCAAAATATACGATTTGTATAAGCAGTCAAGTTGGGTGCAAAAGTGGTTGTTCGTTTTGCTTGACTGGTAAAAGTGGGCTTATTAGAAATCTTAGCACGGCTGAAATAGTAGCTCAGATTTTGTTTATTAAAAAATATGCAAAAATCCCTTACGAACAAGGAATAAATATTGTTTTTATGGGAATGGGAGAGCCACTTGATAACTTAAAAGCAGTTAGTAAAGCAGTTAAGATTTTCTCACATAATGATACTTTAGCAATATCACCACGCCGTCAAACAATCTCTACAAGTGGTCTTGCAAAACAAATTGAAGAATTAGGCAAAATGAACTTAGGAGTATTACTTGCAATCTCACTTCATGCTGTAAATGATACTTTAAGAGATGAATTAATGCCTATTAATAAGGCTTATAATATTGAAAGCGTTTTAAATGCGGTAAGAAATTTCCCTATTGATGCTAGAAAAAGAGTATTATTTGAATATTTATGCTTAGGCGGAATTAATGATGATTTAAGCCATGCAAAAGCTTTAGTGAAATTGTTGCACGGAATTAAGGCTAAAATTAATCTAATATATTTTAACCCACACGAAGGAAGTATTTATAAACGCCCAAGTGAAGAAAAGGTAATTGCTTTTAGAGATTATTTACAAGCACACGGACAAAACGCTACCATTAGACAAAGCAAAGGACTTGATATTAGTGCAGCGTGCGGACAATTAAGAAATAACGAGGATGAAAATGCAAAAACCAGCCTTTAG
- the fliG gene encoding flagellar motor switch protein FliG, with protein MANLTNEQKALYNDLSILEKIAIFLIQMGEEPSTLIFSNLDTEMVIEITKHIANARSVDRAVATAVLEEFHTLLKTNQYIKNGSLEFAKEILYNTYGIEEAEKILSKLAKTLDGNQAFSYLSNIKPQQLADFIVNEYPQTIALIIAHMEPTRAAETLEFFEDDLRSEVIHRIATLGDISPSIIKRVSTVLESKLQSLTSYKVEVGGTRAVAEVLNRLGQKSSKSTIAYLEQTDEKLATTIKDMMFTFDDITKLGTTAIREILKVADKKDLMVALKGSTEDLKGMFLSNMSQRAAESFNEEMGFLGAVRVKDVEEAQRKIVEVVQKLNESGVIQLGESDEMIE; from the coding sequence ATGGCAAATCTTACAAACGAACAAAAAGCTTTATATAATGATTTAAGTATCTTAGAAAAAATTGCTATATTTTTAATCCAAATGGGAGAAGAGCCTAGCACATTGATTTTTTCTAACCTAGATACTGAAATGGTTATAGAAATTACTAAGCATATTGCAAATGCAAGAAGCGTTGATAGAGCTGTTGCTACTGCTGTATTAGAAGAATTTCATACCTTACTTAAAACAAATCAATATATTAAAAATGGAAGTTTGGAGTTTGCAAAAGAGATTTTATATAATACTTATGGTATTGAAGAAGCTGAAAAAATCTTATCGAAATTAGCTAAGACTTTAGATGGAAATCAAGCCTTTTCATATCTTAGTAATATTAAACCACAGCAATTAGCAGACTTTATCGTAAATGAGTATCCACAAACAATAGCTTTAATTATTGCACACATGGAGCCAACTAGAGCTGCTGAGACTTTGGAATTTTTTGAAGATGATTTAAGAAGTGAAGTAATTCATAGAATTGCAACTTTAGGTGATATTAGCCCAAGCATTATTAAAAGAGTTTCAACCGTGCTTGAGAGTAAATTACAATCTCTTACTTCTTATAAAGTTGAAGTTGGTGGAACTAGAGCTGTTGCTGAAGTACTTAATCGCTTAGGTCAAAAGTCAAGCAAATCAACTATTGCTTACTTAGAGCAAACCGATGAAAAACTTGCAACTACTATTAAAGATATGATGTTTACTTTTGATGATATTACCAAGCTTGGAACTACTGCAATTCGTGAAATTTTAAAAGTTGCAGATAAGAAGGATTTAATGGTTGCTTTAAAGGGTAGCACAGAAGATTTAAAAGGAATGTTCTTATCTAATATGAGCCAAAGAGCTGCAGAAAGCTTTAATGAAGAAATGGGCTTTTTAGGAGCTGTTAGGGTAAAAGATGTTGAAGAAGCACAAAGAAAAATCGTTGAAGTTGTTCAAAAGCTTAATGAAAGTGGCGTGATACAACTAGGCGAAAGTGATGAGATGATAGAATAA
- the pheA gene encoding prephenate dehydratase — translation MNYVVCEFVMNLEDIRKNINKIDDEIIKLLNQRMEFVKQVGILKHQEGSPIYRPVRENEIINRLSENSNGLLGKDAIKAIYQEIFAISRNLELPQRVAFLGPIGTYTHQAARLWFGALSEYIELATIEDVFTSLENDEVSYAVVPIENNTEGGVGATLDALAKYDDILIFAENYLDIHHSFASTVDDIKDIKVIFSHPQGYNQCKKFLEAHNILSVEFVPAKSTAAAAKLAKETPNSAAICSKIAAKLSDLPLMFECIEDNKANKTRFLVLSKHCAEKGANSKTSILANTAHKAGALVDLLNEFKEANINLTKIESRPLKKKEFEYGFYIDFEGHYNDENVQKILKGKENIKWLGSYLKNDK, via the coding sequence ATGAATTATGTTGTTTGTGAGTTTGTTATGAATTTAGAAGATATTAGAAAAAATATTAATAAAATTGATGATGAAATTATCAAATTATTAAACCAAAGAATGGAATTTGTAAAGCAAGTTGGGATTTTAAAGCACCAAGAAGGAAGCCCTATTTATCGTCCTGTAAGAGAAAACGAAATTATAAATAGACTTAGTGAAAATTCTAATGGTTTATTAGGTAAAGACGCTATTAAAGCAATCTATCAAGAGATTTTTGCAATTTCAAGAAATCTTGAACTCCCTCAAAGAGTAGCCTTTTTAGGACCAATCGGAACTTATACTCATCAAGCTGCAAGGCTGTGGTTTGGAGCACTTAGTGAGTATATTGAGCTTGCAACTATTGAAGATGTATTTACAAGCCTTGAAAATGATGAAGTATCTTATGCTGTTGTTCCTATTGAAAACAATACAGAAGGTGGAGTTGGAGCTACTCTTGATGCTTTAGCAAAATACGATGATATTTTAATATTTGCCGAAAATTATTTAGATATTCATCACTCGTTTGCAAGCACGGTTGATGATATTAAAGATATTAAAGTTATTTTTTCACACCCACAAGGCTATAATCAATGTAAAAAATTCTTAGAAGCTCATAATATTTTAAGCGTTGAATTTGTCCCTGCAAAAAGCACAGCTGCTGCTGCAAAATTAGCAAAAGAAACTCCAAACTCTGCAGCAATTTGTTCAAAAATAGCAGCAAAATTAAGCGATTTACCTTTAATGTTTGAATGTATTGAAGATAATAAGGCTAATAAAACTAGATTTTTAGTTTTAAGCAAGCATTGTGCCGAAAAAGGAGCTAATTCAAAAACATCAATTCTAGCAAATACAGCCCATAAAGCTGGTGCTTTAGTTGATTTACTTAATGAATTTAAAGAAGCTAATATAAACCTTACAAAAATTGAATCAAGACCATTAAAGAAAAAGGAATTTGAATACGGATTTTACATAGATTTTGAAGGTCATTACAATGATGAAAATGTTCAAAAAATCTTAAAAGGTAAAGAAAATATCAAATGGCTTGGCTCATACTTAAAGAATGATAAATGA
- the fliF gene encoding flagellar basal-body MS-ring/collar protein FliF, with protein MIKQFLQGIGKFYSGLEKKQKITIIAAIVATVAFIVFLLVYNSGNNKSYAGYAVLFDELDTKNSAAVVSILEKNQVNYILKDESTILVPSADVYKQRLEVASAGILKDNKVGFEIFDKQEFGATDEEQKIKFKRALEGELARTIESLNPIHKAVVHIAFGKDSLFVKEKEPPTASVVLNIKMGMKLSQKQVLGIKNLVASSVASLTLENVKIIDQNGVNLGADDVSLDVDELSAQINYKKDYENALEQKIINVLAPVLGGWDRVVARVNADFNFDKANSQSEVFDPNSVARSEQSLEEKKEGKKGKEVGGVPGAISNIGPVQGIEDGENKETYSKNQSTINYEISKKITTVKGQFANLNRISAAVVVDGKYEIDENGEIKYVAISEDELKKLNILVKNAIGFNESRGDSVSVDNIRFNNIKAPVPPSIKITNFLESYIMPFIPPAKYIFAMVLMFVFYKKVISPFVKKMLEDKVFTPEELEEIKREENYEDEEDAIEKYQQAKRRVEEQLGIDAGFSEDELQYDILLEKLKTISTEKSDEVAMLFKSLLKNDAEFNQSQKDM; from the coding sequence ATGATTAAGCAGTTTTTACAAGGTATAGGCAAGTTTTATTCAGGACTTGAGAAAAAGCAAAAAATTACTATTATTGCAGCTATTGTTGCAACCGTTGCTTTTATAGTATTTTTACTTGTATATAACTCAGGAAATAATAAAAGCTATGCAGGTTATGCAGTATTATTTGATGAATTAGATACTAAAAATTCAGCTGCAGTAGTATCAATATTAGAAAAAAATCAAGTAAATTACATTTTAAAAGATGAAAGCACTATTTTAGTTCCAAGTGCTGATGTTTATAAACAGCGTTTAGAAGTCGCTAGTGCAGGAATTTTAAAAGATAATAAAGTTGGTTTTGAAATCTTTGATAAACAAGAATTCGGAGCTACTGATGAAGAGCAAAAAATCAAGTTTAAGAGAGCTTTAGAAGGCGAATTAGCAAGAACAATTGAAAGCTTAAATCCTATTCATAAAGCAGTAGTTCATATAGCATTTGGAAAAGATTCTTTATTTGTAAAAGAAAAAGAGCCACCAACAGCATCGGTTGTTTTAAATATTAAAATGGGAATGAAATTAAGCCAAAAGCAAGTTTTAGGAATTAAAAATCTTGTTGCTTCATCGGTTGCAAGCTTAACTCTTGAAAATGTAAAAATAATAGATCAAAATGGCGTTAATTTAGGTGCTGATGATGTTTCATTAGATGTAGATGAATTAAGCGCACAAATTAATTATAAAAAAGATTACGAAAACGCATTAGAGCAAAAAATCATAAATGTATTAGCTCCTGTTCTTGGTGGCTGGGATAGAGTTGTGGCTAGAGTTAATGCTGATTTTAATTTTGATAAAGCAAATAGTCAAAGCGAAGTATTTGATCCAAACTCAGTAGCAAGAAGTGAACAAAGCTTAGAAGAAAAAAAAGAAGGTAAAAAAGGCAAAGAAGTAGGCGGAGTTCCTGGAGCAATCTCAAATATAGGTCCTGTTCAAGGCATAGAAGATGGTGAAAATAAAGAAACTTATAGCAAAAACCAAAGCACAATAAACTATGAAATATCTAAGAAAATTACAACCGTAAAAGGTCAATTTGCTAATTTAAACAGAATTAGTGCAGCCGTAGTTGTAGATGGAAAATACGAAATTGATGAAAATGGCGAGATAAAATATGTAGCAATTAGCGAAGATGAGCTTAAAAAATTAAATATTTTAGTAAAAAATGCAATAGGATTTAATGAAAGTAGAGGCGATAGTGTAAGTGTTGATAATATTAGATTTAATAATATTAAAGCACCTGTTCCACCATCAATTAAAATTACTAATTTCTTAGAAAGCTATATAATGCCATTCATTCCACCTGCAAAATATATTTTTGCAATGGTTTTAATGTTTGTATTTTATAAAAAGGTTATTTCTCCATTTGTTAAGAAAATGCTTGAAGATAAAGTATTTACACCTGAAGAATTAGAAGAAATTAAGCGTGAAGAAAATTACGAAGATGAAGAAGATGCAATTGAGAAATACCAACAAGCTAAAAGAAGAGTGGAAGAACAACTTGGAATTGATGCTGGATTTAGCGAAGATGAATTACAATACGATATCTTGCTTGAAAAATTAAAAACAATTAGCACAGAAAAAAGTGATGAAGTTGCAATGCTATTTAAGAGCTTGCTTAAAAACGATGCTGAGTTTAATCAATCTCAAAAGGATATGTAA
- a CDS encoding purine-nucleoside phosphorylase yields the protein MIVSAGLNETFEWASPIGIGSNCSIKLSEIILKQNPKRLIFVGSMGLYDKSKELFSIYEFNKACNIELSALDDLAYTPIKFDEIPNLNSSNFICKNYEYAKKMHEKYGLIGENMECFSFFSTARYFNIKASAILIATNYCDKFAHDEYLKNTKKANELLENYLEDKGLL from the coding sequence ATGATAGTAAGTGCAGGTTTAAATGAGACTTTTGAATGGGCTAGTCCTATTGGAATAGGAAGCAATTGCTCTATAAAACTTAGCGAAATAATACTTAAGCAAAATCCAAAAAGACTAATTTTCGTTGGCTCGATGGGGCTTTATGATAAAAGCAAAGAATTATTTAGTATTTATGAATTTAATAAGGCCTGTAATATTGAGCTTAGTGCGTTAGATGATTTAGCATATACACCAATTAAATTTGATGAAATTCCTAATCTAAATTCTTCTAATTTTATTTGCAAAAATTATGAATATGCAAAAAAAATGCACGAAAAATACGGCTTAATTGGTGAAAACATGGAATGCTTTAGTTTTTTTAGCACAGCAAGATATTTTAATATTAAAGCTAGTGCAATTTTAATCGCTACTAATTATTGCGATAAATTCGCACACGATGAGTATTTAAAAAATACAAAAAAAGCAAATGAATTATTAGAAAATTACTTAGAAGATAAAGGGCTTTTATGA
- the dxs gene encoding 1-deoxy-D-xylulose-5-phosphate synthase, translating into MKNKIDSIKTLNEDELKELCSEIRAEIIKQVSINGGHLSSNLGVVELSVALHHLFDVKKNPLIFDVSHQCYAHKILTGRKLDNLRQFNGISGYTEPNESEYDFFIAGHSSTSISLATGVAKAFKLNKSDAIPIAIIGDGAMGSGLAYEALNELGDRKYPSIIILNDNKMSISKPIGAVSRFLSQSLSSPIYQKFKKGIEAVLEYLPEGAKYTAKRFEDGFKLITPAGMFFEELGLEYIGPIDGHNIADLITALNLAKSLKKPVLLHVQTIKGYGYEYSVNDEGDWHGVGAFDIKTGKSLNSSSKASATAIFSDILDELASKNEKIVGLSAAMPSGTGMDKLIAKYPERFYDVGIAEAHAVTSMAAMSKCGFVPVVAIYSTFLQRAYDSLIHDSAILNLDMVFALDRAGIVGNDGKTHQGVFDISYLSCIPNFKICAPTNTKSFKLLLEYATSKVGPIAIRYPRGAFSLDESYEASLKAHYIKNANSNISFLGFGEGVAKALEVSKEINANVIDLVFAKPLDEDFLLNLSKSSNEWHIFSDSVKIGGLQSIISSFILKNNLDIKLISYEYEDEFITHGNTKEVLQSLKLDANSIINKIKGDK; encoded by the coding sequence ATGAAGAATAAAATAGATAGTATCAAAACCCTTAATGAAGATGAATTAAAAGAATTATGTAGCGAAATTAGAGCTGAAATTATCAAGCAAGTTAGTATAAATGGCGGACATTTATCATCTAATTTAGGTGTTGTTGAGCTTAGCGTTGCTCTTCATCATTTATTTGATGTGAAAAAAAATCCACTAATTTTTGATGTATCTCATCAATGCTACGCTCATAAGATTTTAACAGGAAGAAAACTTGATAATCTTAGGCAATTTAACGGAATTAGTGGCTATACAGAGCCAAACGAAAGTGAATATGACTTTTTTATAGCAGGGCATTCATCTACTTCAATTTCACTAGCAACTGGGGTTGCAAAAGCATTTAAACTTAATAAAAGCGATGCAATTCCTATTGCAATTATTGGCGATGGCGCTATGGGAAGTGGCTTAGCATACGAAGCTTTAAATGAATTAGGGGATAGAAAATATCCTAGCATAATAATTTTGAATGATAATAAAATGAGTATTAGTAAGCCAATAGGTGCAGTTTCAAGATTTTTATCACAAAGCCTATCAAGTCCTATTTATCAAAAATTTAAAAAAGGCATTGAAGCTGTGCTTGAATACTTGCCTGAAGGTGCGAAATATACTGCTAAAAGATTTGAAGATGGCTTTAAATTAATAACTCCTGCAGGAATGTTCTTTGAAGAATTAGGGCTTGAATACATTGGACCAATTGACGGGCATAATATTGCTGATTTAATTACTGCTTTAAATCTTGCAAAAAGTCTTAAAAAGCCTGTATTGTTGCACGTTCAAACAATCAAAGGCTATGGCTATGAGTATTCGGTAAATGATGAAGGCGATTGGCATGGGGTTGGTGCTTTTGATATTAAGACAGGAAAGAGCTTAAATAGTTCAAGTAAAGCTAGTGCAACAGCAATTTTTAGCGATATTTTAGACGAACTTGCAAGTAAAAATGAAAAAATCGTAGGTCTTAGTGCTGCTATGCCAAGTGGCACAGGAATGGATAAATTAATTGCTAAATACCCAGAAAGATTTTATGATGTAGGCATTGCTGAAGCTCACGCAGTTACTTCAATGGCAGCTATGAGTAAATGTGGTTTTGTGCCTGTTGTAGCGATTTATTCAACCTTTTTGCAACGCGCATACGATAGCTTAATCCATGATAGCGCTATACTTAATCTTGATATGGTTTTTGCACTTGATCGTGCAGGAATTGTAGGAAATGATGGTAAAACTCATCAAGGAGTTTTTGATATTTCTTATCTTTCTTGCATACCAAACTTTAAAATTTGTGCTCCAACTAACACAAAAAGCTTTAAATTATTGCTTGAATACGCTACAAGTAAAGTTGGTCCTATAGCTATTCGTTATCCAAGGGGTGCATTTAGTCTAGATGAAAGCTATGAAGCAAGCTTAAAGGCTCATTATATTAAAAACGCTAATTCAAATATTAGCTTTTTAGGTTTTGGAGAAGGCGTTGCAAAGGCTTTAGAAGTTAGCAAAGAAATTAATGCAAATGTTATTGATTTGGTATTTGCAAAGCCACTTGATGAAGACTTTTTATTAAATCTATCAAAAAGCTCAAATGAATGGCATATATTTAGCGATAGCGTAAAAATAGGCGGTCTTCAGTCTATAATTTCAAGCTTTATACTTAAGAATAATCTTGATATAAAATTAATATCTTATGAATATGAAGATGAATTTATTACTCATGGAAACACAAAAGAAGTTTTACAAAGTCTTAAGCTTGATGCAAATAGTATTATTAATAAAATTAAAGGCGATAAATGA